One Sodalis praecaptivus DNA segment encodes these proteins:
- a CDS encoding GntR family transcriptional regulator, whose protein sequence is MEPLGLPLYLRIKNIILERIIAFSYVEKLPGELVLAGEFNVARGTVKQAIDALVQTGILFREQGRGTFINRDILQHYYSNLPDLLLRFTGSAPVALEIESLMPTMADGDIGVKMGLAIGSQLQRLERYVKQDGRVVGHGVTWLDGSAYSGLSHIEEGRSLYAQLCESYGFSPVKACDSVVPALCSARLARILSLPEGSPLLRLERRAANAEGAILEYSQFHLADAELSLTIDARQITSDGRWQCTVAP, encoded by the coding sequence ATGGAGCCTCTGGGCCTACCGCTTTACTTGCGGATAAAAAACATCATTCTGGAACGGATTATTGCTTTTTCTTATGTTGAAAAACTGCCCGGCGAGCTGGTACTGGCCGGGGAGTTCAACGTGGCGCGCGGCACGGTCAAACAGGCCATCGATGCGCTGGTGCAGACCGGCATTCTGTTTCGCGAACAGGGCCGGGGCACCTTTATCAATCGCGATATTCTGCAACATTACTACAGCAACTTACCCGATCTCTTGCTGCGCTTTACCGGCAGCGCGCCGGTCGCCCTTGAAATCGAGTCGCTGATGCCAACCATGGCCGATGGCGATATCGGCGTGAAAATGGGTCTGGCCATCGGCAGCCAGCTGCAGCGCCTTGAGCGGTATGTAAAGCAGGACGGGCGGGTGGTGGGTCATGGCGTCACCTGGCTGGACGGTAGCGCCTATAGCGGCCTGAGCCATATTGAAGAGGGACGCTCGCTTTATGCCCAGCTGTGCGAAAGCTACGGTTTCTCACCGGTCAAGGCCTGCGACAGCGTGGTGCCGGCATTGTGCAGCGCCCGGCTGGCCCGGATCCTGTCGCTGCCGGAGGGCAGTCCGCTGCTGCGCCTCGAACGCCGCGCCGCCAACGCCGAGGGTGCGATACTGGAATACAGCCAATTTCACCTCGCCGACGCAGAGCTTTCCCTTACGATCGACGCCCGCCAAATCACCAGCGACGGTCGCTGGCAGTGTACGGTCGCCCCCTGA
- the msrB gene encoding peptide-methionine (R)-S-oxide reductase MsrB — protein MMLNRRHFLVGGGVFALGLAAAGRLPSLFAADVGTGAAPVDEKFAITHTDAQWRRQLTSAQYLILRKQGTETPYSSPLNDEHRRGVFACAGCHLPVFSSAAKFDSHTGWPSFWQPLENAVATRRDTSFGVVRDEVHCRRCGGHLGHVFADGPPPTGLRYCMNGQAMLFTADNA, from the coding sequence ATGATGTTAAATCGACGACATTTTTTGGTGGGCGGCGGCGTTTTCGCCCTCGGGCTGGCGGCGGCGGGGCGCTTGCCCTCGCTGTTTGCCGCTGACGTGGGAACAGGCGCGGCGCCGGTGGATGAAAAATTTGCCATTACCCATACCGATGCGCAGTGGCGGCGGCAGCTGACATCCGCGCAATACCTCATATTGCGTAAACAGGGCACGGAAACCCCCTACTCGAGCCCGTTGAATGATGAACATCGCCGGGGCGTGTTTGCCTGCGCGGGCTGTCATCTTCCTGTTTTCTCCTCCGCCGCGAAATTCGACAGCCATACCGGCTGGCCCAGCTTTTGGCAGCCGCTGGAAAATGCCGTCGCTACGCGCCGCGACACGTCGTTTGGCGTGGTGCGGGATGAGGTGCATTGTCGCCGGTGCGGGGGACATCTGGGCCACGTCTTTGCCGACGGCCCGCCGCCGACCGGGCTGCGCTATTGTATGAATGGCCAGGCAATGCTGTTTACGGCGGATAACGCCTAA
- a CDS encoding creatininase family protein, protein MRLDLLNESQAKQALTRARIALLPLGATEPHGDHLPLATDNLLAERFCARLDAALGEVALTLPAVPYGQVWSLRGHAGAIDLGNDLLTALLIALARNMQGYGITSMAVINAHYGNFDAIKSAARHLKEHDMHLLSYSWAGMAEAVARLQESKTARAGYMHAEEIETSLMLALAEEHVDMRQARAHYPDFPDNFNARPIHWTEFSDYAVLGDPTAASAEKGRALVDAAFHATLASLTRHLEETAHDRS, encoded by the coding sequence ATGCGACTCGATCTCCTTAACGAAAGCCAGGCAAAGCAGGCGCTGACGCGGGCGCGTATTGCTCTGCTGCCCCTCGGCGCGACCGAACCCCATGGCGATCATCTGCCGCTGGCGACCGATAATCTACTGGCGGAACGCTTTTGCGCCAGGCTGGATGCCGCGCTAGGGGAGGTTGCGCTCACGTTGCCGGCGGTGCCCTATGGCCAGGTCTGGTCGTTACGCGGTCATGCGGGCGCGATCGATCTCGGTAACGATCTGCTCACGGCGTTGCTGATAGCGCTGGCGCGCAATATGCAGGGTTACGGCATTACCAGCATGGCCGTTATCAATGCGCACTACGGCAACTTCGACGCCATCAAAAGCGCCGCGCGCCACCTGAAGGAGCACGATATGCATCTGCTGAGCTACAGCTGGGCGGGCATGGCGGAGGCCGTGGCCCGCTTGCAAGAGAGTAAAACCGCCCGTGCCGGCTACATGCATGCCGAAGAGATAGAAACCTCGCTGATGCTGGCGTTAGCCGAGGAACACGTCGATATGCGTCAAGCCCGCGCGCACTATCCTGACTTCCCTGACAATTTCAACGCCCGGCCGATACATTGGACCGAGTTTTCAGATTACGCGGTGCTGGGCGACCCTACCGCCGCCAGCGCGGAAAAAGGCCGGGCGCTGGTGGATGCCGCTTTCCATGCCACCTTGGCGTCACTCACGCGGCACCTGGAGGAAACGGCCCATGATAGATCCTAA
- a CDS encoding PTS ascorbate transporter subunit IIC gives MSDFIHVLHWITVNIFGEASILIGLIVLLGLVLQHKPLADIVSGTLKGILGFLIIGAGASIIVAALLIFQPIWTEVFGLQQMSLTHIMGQTHFSERYGSSVTIAIAAGFAINLLLARLTRFKYIYLTGHMMFWTAMIFAGVIVNKRPDVSPVTLTLALSLILGVYWTFQPALVQPWVRRITGNDNVALGHSSASVALLGALAGNLFARHKVSAEDIKVPKNLGFLRDSNVVTALTMTLLFFIGTLLLQIKGSPKAQEILGESGDLSFYIFALKQSLLFTGGIAVVLLGVRMFIGEMVPAFNGIGTRLVPGARPALDCPIIFNFAPNAVVLGFIGAFAGSLLWLMVIGTTTGYVFIPSMIVIFFHAGTAGVFGNVTGGYKGALLAGFFTSTLVAWGQYFCVSYLINNTIPDTALWAGDSDMFVLAPLIAFIGKFLTF, from the coding sequence ATGAGCGATTTCATTCATGTTCTGCACTGGATAACGGTCAATATTTTCGGCGAGGCCTCAATACTGATAGGGCTTATCGTGCTGTTGGGCCTGGTGCTGCAACATAAGCCGCTGGCGGATATCGTCTCCGGCACGTTAAAAGGCATCCTGGGATTTTTGATAATCGGCGCGGGCGCCAGCATTATCGTTGCTGCGCTGCTGATATTCCAGCCCATCTGGACGGAGGTGTTTGGCCTGCAGCAAATGAGCCTGACCCATATCATGGGACAGACGCATTTCAGCGAGCGTTACGGCAGCAGTGTGACCATCGCCATTGCCGCGGGTTTTGCCATTAACCTGCTGCTGGCGCGGCTGACGCGCTTTAAATACATTTACCTGACCGGACATATGATGTTCTGGACTGCCATGATCTTCGCCGGGGTCATTGTCAACAAGCGGCCGGACGTATCGCCGGTGACGCTTACGCTTGCGCTGTCGCTGATCCTGGGCGTTTACTGGACCTTCCAGCCGGCGCTGGTACAGCCCTGGGTACGGCGCATTACCGGCAACGATAACGTGGCGCTCGGCCACTCATCCGCCTCGGTGGCGCTGCTCGGCGCGCTGGCGGGCAATCTTTTCGCCCGCCACAAGGTGAGCGCCGAAGATATTAAGGTGCCGAAAAACCTGGGCTTTTTGCGCGACTCGAACGTGGTGACCGCCCTGACCATGACGCTGCTGTTTTTTATTGGCACCTTGCTGCTGCAAATTAAAGGTTCGCCTAAAGCGCAGGAAATCCTGGGCGAGTCCGGCGATCTGAGCTTTTATATCTTCGCGCTCAAGCAGTCGCTGCTGTTTACCGGCGGGATCGCGGTGGTGTTGCTCGGGGTGCGCATGTTTATCGGCGAAATGGTGCCCGCGTTTAACGGCATCGGAACGCGGCTGGTGCCGGGCGCGCGACCGGCGCTGGACTGTCCGATTATTTTCAATTTTGCCCCCAACGCCGTAGTCTTGGGGTTTATCGGCGCGTTCGCCGGCTCCCTGCTGTGGCTGATGGTTATCGGTACCACCACCGGATATGTCTTTATCCCCAGTATGATCGTGATTTTTTTCCATGCCGGCACCGCCGGGGTGTTCGGTAACGTGACAGGGGGCTATAAAGGCGCGCTGCTGGCGGGGTTTTTTACCTCCACGCTGGTGGCATGGGGGCAGTATTTCTGCGTGAGCTATCTTATCAATAACACTATCCCCGATACCGCGCTATGGGCCGGCGACAGCGACATGTTCGTGCTGGCGCCGTTGATTGCCTTCATCGGTAAATTTCTCACCTTTTAA
- a CDS encoding PTS sugar transporter subunit IIA: MIDPNAVVTHCDAATPEQAIAAAGDALKDVGACNDAYVRAMVENYHQFGPYFVIAPGLAMPHARPQQGARRAQISLVRLATPLTFGHDENDPVSVLIGLSATDGDSHIALIQRVVTVLGETSKRTILMTSRERDDLLHLFQTS, from the coding sequence ATGATAGATCCTAACGCTGTCGTCACCCATTGCGACGCCGCCACGCCTGAGCAGGCGATCGCCGCGGCGGGGGACGCCTTAAAGGACGTAGGGGCCTGCAATGACGCCTACGTGCGGGCGATGGTGGAAAATTACCATCAGTTCGGTCCCTACTTTGTCATCGCGCCGGGGTTGGCCATGCCGCATGCGCGCCCGCAGCAGGGCGCACGGCGGGCGCAGATAAGCCTGGTGCGTCTGGCCACCCCGCTCACGTTCGGCCACGACGAAAACGACCCGGTGTCGGTGCTTATCGGATTGTCGGCGACCGACGGCGACAGTCATATTGCGCTGATACAGCGCGTTGTTACCGTGCTGGGCGAAACGTCAAAACGAACTATTTTGATGACCAGCCGTGAGCGCGACGACCTGTTACACCTGTTTCAAACATCTTGA
- a CDS encoding sensor histidine kinase yields MNNMTLSRRLVLAFTALLLASCFISGFLQVRSANEYSQGVIQRLSANLAAQIASNNPLLSEDGLNQASVHSLFGQLMSVNPSVEVYLLDQQGNIISSAAPAGKIQQKTVDLRPIQALLAGAQMPVYGDNPRDPKTRQVFSVAPLKMGDRVKGYVYIVLLGEHYTMLSSQAQYLSAIGITLRSMVLVIIFGTLAGILAFRWVTKPMRQLAAQIATLDKGGMGAIQALAQSTPSADAPRDEIALIQQAFVSLAQRIDQQWQSLKTQDRLRREFIANVSHDLRTPLTSLQGYLETLSVKSLSLSEAERQRFLDIAVHQSRKVSRLAQELFELARLEYGVVEPKKEAFSLGELVQDVLEKFALTAEARQQRLVAAMQPGLPLVYADLGMIERVLTNLLDNAVRHTPKNGQIDIRLSTRQDEVIVRLQDSGPGIADELKESLFVRPSVLSQQRYRPGGLGLMIVQRMLLLHNSVVSLVDAPQGGACFEFALTALSQKNSGPTRLER; encoded by the coding sequence ATGAACAATATGACTCTCTCCCGGCGTCTGGTGCTGGCCTTTACCGCGCTGCTGTTGGCCAGCTGCTTTATTTCCGGTTTTTTGCAGGTGCGCTCCGCCAATGAATACAGCCAGGGCGTTATACAGCGCCTATCGGCCAATCTGGCCGCACAGATTGCCAGCAATAACCCGCTGCTGAGCGAGGACGGGCTGAATCAAGCCTCGGTCCATTCCCTGTTTGGCCAGTTGATGTCGGTGAATCCGAGCGTGGAAGTTTATCTGTTGGATCAACAGGGCAACATCATCAGCAGCGCCGCGCCAGCAGGGAAAATTCAGCAAAAAACCGTTGACCTACGGCCGATTCAGGCGCTGCTCGCCGGCGCGCAGATGCCGGTATATGGCGATAACCCGCGCGATCCCAAGACCCGCCAGGTCTTTAGCGTGGCGCCGCTGAAAATGGGCGATAGGGTCAAAGGCTACGTCTACATCGTGCTGCTCGGCGAGCATTACACAATGCTCTCAAGCCAGGCGCAATATCTGTCGGCGATAGGGATAACCCTGCGCTCGATGGTGCTGGTCATCATCTTCGGCACGCTGGCGGGGATCCTTGCCTTTCGTTGGGTCACCAAACCGATGCGCCAGCTGGCGGCGCAAATCGCCACCTTAGATAAAGGGGGAATGGGGGCTATTCAGGCGCTGGCGCAAAGCACCCCGTCCGCCGATGCGCCGCGCGATGAGATAGCCCTGATCCAGCAGGCGTTTGTCAGCCTCGCTCAGCGTATTGATCAACAGTGGCAAAGCCTGAAGACCCAAGATCGGCTGCGTCGGGAATTTATCGCAAATGTCTCGCACGATCTGCGCACGCCGCTGACGTCGTTGCAGGGTTATCTGGAAACGCTGTCGGTAAAATCCTTAAGCCTCAGCGAAGCGGAGCGCCAGCGCTTTTTGGATATCGCCGTGCATCAGAGCCGAAAAGTGAGCCGGCTGGCGCAAGAGCTGTTCGAGCTGGCGCGGTTGGAATACGGGGTGGTCGAACCCAAAAAAGAGGCATTCTCCCTGGGTGAACTGGTTCAGGATGTGTTAGAGAAATTTGCCCTGACCGCCGAGGCACGCCAGCAGCGGCTGGTGGCCGCCATGCAGCCGGGTCTGCCGCTGGTCTATGCCGATTTGGGCATGATCGAGCGGGTCCTGACCAATTTATTGGATAACGCCGTCCGCCATACGCCAAAAAATGGCCAGATTGATATCCGCCTTTCGACGCGGCAGGATGAGGTAATAGTGCGCCTCCAGGACAGCGGGCCGGGGATTGCTGATGAGCTCAAAGAGAGTTTATTCGTTCGTCCGTCGGTTCTCAGTCAGCAACGCTACCGTCCCGGTGGGCTCGGGCTGATGATTGTGCAACGTATGTTGCTGCTGCATAACAGCGTTGTCTCGCTGGTGGATGCCCCGCAAGGGGGCGCCTGTTTCGAGTTTGCTCTTACCGCACTGAGTCAGAAAAACAGCGGGCCGACCCGTCTTGAAAGGTGA
- the msrA gene encoding peptide-methionine (S)-S-oxide reductase MsrA, whose protein sequence is MKIATGSGFSRRILSIGASVLVIAALGFHPVAWSEAEPAVAIPAPLQDEAPGTAQRETAVFAGGCFWGVQGVFQHVKGVISATSGYTGGKARTAYYDSVSTGLTGHAESVQVTFDPQRVTYGQLLHIFFSVAHNPTELNRQGPDYGTQYRSALFPLSAAQGKVAKAYLAELNQSHRFSAPLVTTIEENATFYPAENDHQDFLNNHPDYPYIVINDLPKLQQLKKSFPALWSTAPVLVKG, encoded by the coding sequence ATGAAAATAGCGACCGGCTCTGGTTTTTCCCGCCGGATCCTCAGCATCGGCGCGTCGGTTCTGGTTATCGCCGCACTGGGGTTCCACCCCGTCGCCTGGTCTGAAGCCGAACCCGCCGTTGCCATTCCGGCGCCATTGCAGGACGAAGCGCCGGGGACGGCGCAAAGGGAAACCGCCGTGTTTGCCGGCGGCTGTTTCTGGGGCGTGCAGGGCGTCTTCCAGCACGTCAAAGGGGTGATCAGCGCCACGTCCGGCTATACCGGCGGTAAGGCCCGCACCGCGTACTACGACAGCGTAAGTACCGGGCTGACCGGACACGCAGAATCGGTTCAAGTTACCTTTGACCCGCAACGGGTCACCTACGGCCAACTGCTGCATATATTCTTCTCCGTGGCGCACAACCCGACGGAGCTCAACCGTCAGGGCCCGGATTACGGCACGCAATACCGCTCGGCGTTATTTCCGCTGAGTGCTGCGCAGGGGAAAGTTGCAAAGGCGTATCTTGCCGAGCTCAACCAGAGCCACCGTTTTAGCGCACCGCTGGTGACAACGATAGAGGAAAATGCGACGTTCTATCCCGCGGAAAACGACCATCAGGACTTCCTGAATAACCACCCGGACTATCCCTACATCGTCATCAACGATCTGCCAAAGCTTCAGCAATTGAAAAAGTCGTTCCCGGCGCTGTGGAGCACCGCGCCGGTCTTGGTGAAAGGTTAA
- a CDS encoding phosphotriesterase family protein, translating to MSGHLVNAIINLAISRRPEEETMGVIRTLHGDIDSRALGVTYSHDHVYCIPPYWQQRQDDDLLLDDLAASERELADFAQAGGRSFYDATAPDYGRRAAEVAAMAERQQVQVIATAGFNKGFLWSSPRPGQDHTFAEWIDATPVDALVEQVCNEVLHGIDGTSQRAGVVKCGTGYNTISRLERKTMEVIVRAQQHTGAPMHTHTEMGTMALEQAAIFKHLGLDLSRLCFAHLDRNPDPWLHHQVAKTGAFILFDGMTRIKYHPENVRTEAILSLCRKGYQDRIVIGGDFARKSMSAHYGLGGLGLKFILTDWRPRFIEEAHAAGMDGEALLQAFFVDNPARYFSFG from the coding sequence TTGTCTGGTCATCTGGTCAATGCCATTATCAATCTCGCCATTTCCCGCCGACCTGAGGAGGAAACGATGGGAGTTATCCGTACGCTTCACGGTGATATCGACAGCCGTGCGCTGGGTGTCACCTACAGTCACGACCATGTCTACTGCATCCCCCCCTACTGGCAGCAGCGCCAGGATGACGATTTACTGCTTGATGATTTGGCCGCGTCAGAGCGGGAGCTGGCCGATTTTGCCCAGGCGGGCGGGCGCTCGTTTTACGATGCCACCGCGCCCGATTACGGCCGCCGGGCCGCTGAGGTGGCGGCGATGGCCGAACGGCAACAGGTGCAGGTGATTGCCACCGCCGGCTTCAATAAGGGTTTTCTGTGGAGTAGCCCGCGACCGGGACAGGATCACACCTTCGCCGAGTGGATAGACGCGACGCCGGTGGACGCGCTGGTCGAGCAGGTGTGCAACGAGGTGCTTCACGGCATTGACGGCACCTCACAGCGCGCCGGCGTGGTGAAATGCGGCACCGGCTACAACACCATCTCCCGGCTGGAGCGGAAAACCATGGAGGTTATCGTCCGCGCCCAGCAACACACCGGCGCGCCGATGCATACCCATACCGAAATGGGCACCATGGCGCTGGAGCAGGCCGCTATTTTCAAGCATCTCGGCCTGGATTTGTCGCGTCTGTGCTTTGCCCATCTGGATCGCAATCCCGACCCTTGGCTGCATCATCAGGTGGCAAAAACCGGTGCTTTTATCCTGTTCGACGGCATGACGCGTATTAAGTATCACCCGGAGAACGTGCGCACCGAGGCGATTCTCTCGTTGTGCCGCAAAGGCTATCAAGATCGCATCGTGATCGGCGGTGATTTTGCCCGTAAATCGATGAGCGCGCACTACGGGCTGGGCGGGCTGGGGCTGAAGTTTATCTTAACCGATTGGCGGCCGCGCTTCATTGAGGAAGCCCACGCGGCGGGCATGGACGGGGAAGCGCTGTTGCAGGCGTTCTTCGTGGATAATCCGGCCCGCTATTTCTCTTTTGGTTAA
- a CDS encoding PTS sugar transporter subunit IIB, with amino-acid sequence MKILTVCGLGMGSSLILKMNVETVLRKLGHGASVEHMDVSSAASASADLVVTHSEFVAGLRHLACPVVVVNNFIDQQEIERALVASGLFKGDAS; translated from the coding sequence ATGAAAATTTTAACCGTCTGTGGTTTAGGGATGGGCTCCAGCCTAATCCTGAAAATGAACGTGGAAACGGTATTGCGCAAGCTGGGGCACGGTGCCTCCGTCGAGCATATGGACGTTTCCTCCGCGGCGTCGGCCAGCGCCGACCTGGTGGTGACCCATAGCGAGTTTGTCGCCGGTCTGCGCCATCTCGCCTGCCCGGTGGTCGTGGTCAATAACTTCATTGATCAACAAGAAATCGAGCGCGCGCTGGTCGCTTCCGGGCTGTTCAAGGGAGACGCGTCATGA
- a CDS encoding sugar isomerase domain-containing protein — protein MSKATDAYVQAIRTRLDRLESSAPSLDAAAALMADAALNGRKLFVFGASHAGILTEELCYRAGGLAIVNPLFCPALMLNVRPLPLTSALENVEGLGRELVQASPIAAGDVVLIHSVSGRNAVPLDVALSARARGAHVIAITSLATAERVSPRHASGKLLCEVAEVVIDNLCDYGDAAVSLPSLDQKVAPLSTVMGATIGNLLVIRISEIMLAHRQPPPVLASANIDGNQKINQDIFNRYHSQIHYL, from the coding sequence ATGAGTAAAGCAACCGACGCTTATGTGCAGGCCATCCGCACCAGGCTGGATCGGCTCGAGAGTAGCGCCCCCTCTTTAGACGCGGCCGCCGCGTTGATGGCCGATGCCGCCCTCAACGGCCGCAAGCTGTTTGTTTTTGGCGCCAGCCATGCGGGTATCCTAACCGAAGAGCTGTGTTATCGCGCCGGCGGACTGGCGATCGTCAATCCGCTGTTTTGCCCCGCGCTAATGTTAAACGTCAGGCCGCTACCCTTGACCAGCGCGCTGGAGAACGTGGAAGGGCTCGGACGCGAGCTGGTGCAGGCGTCGCCGATAGCGGCGGGGGACGTGGTGCTTATCCATTCGGTATCCGGCCGCAATGCGGTGCCGCTCGATGTGGCGCTAAGCGCGCGCGCGCGCGGGGCCCATGTCATTGCCATTACCAGCCTGGCGACCGCCGAACGGGTCAGCCCGCGCCACGCGTCGGGCAAGCTATTATGCGAGGTGGCGGAGGTGGTTATCGATAACCTGTGCGACTATGGCGACGCGGCCGTAAGCCTGCCGTCCCTTGACCAAAAAGTGGCGCCGCTCTCTACAGTTATGGGGGCGACTATCGGCAATCTCTTGGTGATCCGCATCAGTGAAATCATGCTGGCCCACCGGCAACCGCCGCCGGTATTGGCCAGCGCCAACATTGACGGCAATCAGAAGATCAATCAGGATATATTTAACCGCTATCACAGCCAGATCCACTATCTTTGA
- a CDS encoding cytochrome c biogenesis protein DipZ: protein MLVVFLAYLGGLLTIASPCILPVLPFVFARADRPFIRSGLPLLAGMALTFTLFATLAAVGGGWVVAANQYGRGAALILMALFGVTLLLPRLAERVMHPLVSAGNALSNRITAGQSAGAGSAFLLGIATGLLWAPCAGPILGLVLTGAALQGANLNSTLLLLAYAAGAATSLALALLIGGKVFKAMKRSLGVGEWIRRVLGAGMLLGVVAIAFGLDTGVLARLSTSSTGGIEQTLVQKLSPGATETVPAPASAQTVAGEAPALTDEGLMPSLDGAVRWLNSPPLTTASLRGKVVLVDFWTYSCINCLRSLPYVKAWAEKYRDQGLVVIGVHAPEFAFERDSDNVAKEAKKLGVTYPVAIDNDYRIWRAFNNQYWPAHYFIDAFGHIRYTHFGEGDDDQSERVIQALLRQAGAKNVTDSISQVSATGVEQAASGQYDISPETYLGYSRAENFASGEVRADRAADYVKPATLPLNAWGLAGRWTINDERITLNSERGKIIYRFHARDLHLVLGPSQAGNPVRFKVLIDGRAPGEMHGADVAADGGGTVTEQRLYQLIRQPDGSGEHTFSIEFDEAGVNAYAFTFG, encoded by the coding sequence ATGCTGGTTGTCTTTCTTGCGTATCTGGGCGGTCTGCTGACCATTGCCAGCCCCTGTATTTTACCGGTGCTGCCGTTTGTTTTTGCCCGCGCCGACAGGCCCTTTATCCGCAGCGGCCTGCCGCTGCTGGCGGGTATGGCGCTGACGTTTACGCTATTTGCCACCCTTGCTGCCGTCGGCGGGGGATGGGTTGTGGCGGCGAACCAGTACGGACGCGGTGCGGCGCTTATTCTGATGGCGCTGTTTGGCGTGACCCTGCTGTTGCCGCGGCTGGCGGAGCGGGTAATGCATCCGCTGGTGTCCGCGGGTAACGCGTTGTCAAACCGGATAACCGCGGGTCAATCGGCCGGGGCGGGCAGCGCGTTTTTACTGGGGATTGCCACCGGGCTGTTATGGGCGCCGTGCGCCGGGCCGATCCTGGGGCTGGTATTGACCGGCGCCGCGCTACAGGGCGCAAACCTCAATTCGACGCTGCTGCTGCTGGCCTATGCGGCAGGCGCCGCGACCTCGCTTGCGTTGGCGTTGCTGATAGGCGGCAAGGTTTTCAAGGCCATGAAGCGTTCTCTGGGCGTCGGGGAGTGGATCCGCCGTGTCCTTGGCGCGGGTATGCTGCTGGGCGTCGTCGCCATCGCCTTTGGGCTGGATACCGGCGTGCTGGCGCGGCTTTCCACCAGCTCAACCGGCGGGATTGAACAGACGCTGGTGCAAAAACTCTCGCCCGGCGCGACGGAAACCGTGCCGGCGCCCGCCAGCGCCCAAACCGTTGCCGGTGAGGCGCCGGCGCTGACGGATGAGGGCTTGATGCCGTCGCTGGACGGCGCCGTGCGCTGGCTGAATTCGCCGCCGCTGACGACGGCGTCGCTGCGCGGCAAAGTGGTGCTGGTCGACTTCTGGACCTACTCGTGCATTAACTGTTTACGTTCGCTGCCTTATGTCAAAGCCTGGGCGGAGAAATATCGCGATCAAGGGCTGGTGGTGATAGGCGTGCACGCCCCAGAATTCGCCTTTGAAAGAGATAGTGATAACGTGGCCAAAGAGGCGAAAAAACTGGGCGTCACCTACCCGGTAGCGATCGATAACGACTACCGCATCTGGCGGGCGTTCAACAACCAATATTGGCCGGCGCACTATTTTATTGATGCCTTTGGCCATATCCGCTACACGCATTTTGGCGAAGGTGATGATGACCAATCGGAGCGGGTGATCCAGGCGCTGTTGCGTCAGGCGGGGGCGAAAAACGTCACTGATAGCATCAGCCAGGTCTCGGCTACGGGGGTAGAGCAGGCGGCCAGCGGCCAGTACGACATTTCGCCGGAAACCTATCTCGGCTATAGCCGGGCGGAAAATTTCGCCTCCGGCGAGGTGAGGGCGGACAGGGCGGCGGATTATGTCAAACCGGCTACGCTACCGCTCAATGCATGGGGACTGGCGGGGCGCTGGACCATCAACGATGAGCGTATCACGCTCAATAGCGAGCGCGGCAAGATTATCTATCGATTCCACGCCCGTGACCTGCATTTGGTCCTCGGGCCGAGTCAAGCGGGCAATCCCGTCCGCTTTAAAGTGCTGATTGACGGCCGTGCGCCGGGTGAGATGCACGGCGCCGATGTGGCTGCCGATGGCGGCGGCACGGTGACGGAACAGCGCTTGTATCAGCTGATTCGTCAGCCCGACGGCAGCGGTGAACACACCTTTAGTATTGAGTTTGACGAGGCGGGGGTGAACGCCTACGCCTTCACCTTTGGTTAG